GGAGTGACAATAGGTAATTTGAGCATCTAAGAAAATAGGGATTTCTTTAGAGAATCCTGAACAACAAGTGTTTGGTCCATTAAATAGTCTTGTTAGATCATCAAACTTACTTACATGTTGATAATAGATAGAACCTGCATAGATATTCGCAGCATTTTTTGCTACAAGATAGTCCTTATCTTTTCCAAATAGCTGACAGAAAGCTACGCTAAGAGTATCTTCCTTAGAGGTGTTTGTTGTTGCACCTAGTACATATCCGGAGCTGATATGACGGAATTTACGATTTGCCGCACTTTGATCTCTATGGAAGAAATTTCCCACTCCAGAAACCCAAAGACCACGACGTGTCTCTAATATGCTATCTACGCTACGTTCCATTACGTCCTGAATAGAACGTACATCCATGAAGGATCCCCAAAGACTATTTAATACTAAGGGAGCACGACGCTCAGGATTTGGAATGTATCCTGTTTTATTCCATTTAAAAACTGCTGTTTGCGTTTTAGGATTTGATGTAGTGTCTTTTACCCAAGCAACGGACCAGTTCCCTTGATAACCATAATGTCTTTCAGGAGTTCCTACAGTAGTGCTAGGTACGTTTGTTGTTGTTACAGCTCCTTTTGCAGAAAGTTGTATTCCTTGAAGAGATAACGCTTCATTTAGCTTATGATCTTCATAAAACTTCCCGGTAGGATCGATAACACCAATAGCCCCTGACAAAGTTACATTTTTAGCATTTGCATCTGCGACAACTACGGCTAATTTTTTTCCATCCAAAGAATTTGGATTGATGGCTAAGTTTGTCAAGGTGACGTCTTCTGTTTTCGCGGATAGCTTTGTTCCTGTATCCATGAGAATTCGAGAACCCGCTGTTTGCGAAACAGTTTTTGCTTCTACTTCAACACCATTTCTTAAAATCAGCTCACCAGCTGCTAATGTAATAGGCTGTGTGAATATAGTCTTTAAGTTGTCGGCAACAGCAGCTTCTTCTTGAGTATGCTTTTCTCCAGAAAAGATAATTCTACCATTGTAGACTTTATCACCTTCAGCTTTGTTTAAAGTGAGAAGATCAGCAGCAGTGCCTTCAACAACTACAGGATCGTAGAAGGTAATAGTTTTCCCGGAAGCAGCACGTAGATTTATGAATTTTCCATTGCCCTCAATGTTAATTGCGTTTCTTTTTATCGTAGCATTATTTGCTGTAGAGGTGAGGTTATTTTCAAAGGTAATATCCCCATGTTCAGCTGTTATACTACATTCTCCGTTAGCAGCAATACCAATAGCCCCACCTTTAGGTGATGCATTGGTAGCTTTGTTATTTGCAAATAACGTAGGACCACCAGAAGTTAGATAGAGCTTATCTGCATAAATAGCCCCGCCTTTTGCTGCAGAAGTATTTTCCTTAAAAATTAAGACTTTGTTATCTCTTATAGTAAGGGTCGGTGTCGAACCTGTTTTGCTACAATGGATAGCACCACCGCAACCATCTGTTGTTCCAGTAACAGCATTGTTGTTAAAAACAACAGAGCTGTTTTCTGCAATAGTCGTATTGCCTTCTGCATATACTGCTCCTCCGGAATTAACAGCAGTATTTCCAGAAAATACGATTTTTCCTTGGTTGTCTGAGATGTTAGTAACTCCCGTAGCAGCAATCGCACCACCTTTTTTCGCAGTCGTGTTGGTGGTGAAGCTAATTTCCTTGCTCGAGCCGGTTAGAGAAAAAGCTTTGCAAGAAATAGCTCCACCATCTTCAGCGGATTGGTTCTGATCAAAAAGAACACTAGTATTATTTGCTAAGTTTAATGCTCCTCCGGATTTCACAGCTCCTTTCCCAGTATTTACCGTAGCCTCTGGGCATTTTGTGAAACTTAGCTTAGAGAAATCTGTTAGAGTAAGGACTTTATCTGCAGTAGAAACGTTAATCCCTCCGGGGTTTGCTCCAGAGTTTACGTTTTCTATGGATAGGCTATGTCCGTTTCCTTTGAAAGTTAGATCAGCTGCAGTTTGAACAAAAGCAGCGGAAGCAAGAGCTGCTGTTTGTCCTGCATCTACAATAGAAATATCACTCTCAACGTTATAAGTAGTTCCTCCCGCAGTGCTTGTAGATTGCGGACTGAATGCTCCATTTGCATCGAGAATAGATTCTTGAGTTAAAGCCACTTCCGCATGCAATTGCGAGAAGTGAAAAGATAATGGTATCGTCAGGGTTGACGATATTAAAATCTTATATAAAGAAGGCCTCATTTTATACACTTGTGGTGAAATGAAAAAAACAGTTTCGTTAAATACTCATTAGTACAAAAGAAAGCAAGTCTAATACAGAAAAGACTTGACATGTTTTATTCATTTCTGATAAGAGGCCCGGTCGTTTCAGAGAGAGCGGGGTTTTAGAATTTGTACCTACCTCCTAGGTCAAGGTTGTAATTTCTAGAAGATTCGCGTAGTTCGAAAGCTCCATGACAGAAGACCTCGAAACTATCTGTTAAATGGTGATGATTACAGCCATCAATTATTAAAGCTTGTCTAGCTAAGTTTGTTGCTCCTGTAGACCACCCAGTATCTGTAGAGGGTAGGAATACTTTAGATTTTGGAGCATCACGATAGATATCAGGCTGATAGATAAGGCTGATATTATAAATGTTATATTTGTTTGTTTTCTCAAACTTCATACCAATA
This portion of the Chlamydia crocodili genome encodes:
- a CDS encoding polymorphic outer membrane protein middle domain-containing protein, coding for MRPSLYKILISSTLTIPLSFHFSQLHAEVALTQESILDANGAFSPQSTSTAGGTTYNVESDISIVDAGQTAALASAAFVQTAADLTFKGNGHSLSIENVNSGANPGGINVSTADKVLTLTDFSKLSFTKCPEATVNTGKGAVKSGGALNLANNTSVLFDQNQSAEDGGAISCKAFSLTGSSKEISFTTNTTAKKGGAIAATGVTNISDNQGKIVFSGNTAVNSGGAVYAEGNTTIAENSSVVFNNNAVTGTTDGCGGAIHCSKTGSTPTLTIRDNKVLIFKENTSAAKGGAIYADKLYLTSGGPTLFANNKATNASPKGGAIGIAANGECSITAEHGDITFENNLTSTANNATIKRNAINIEGNGKFINLRAASGKTITFYDPVVVEGTAADLLTLNKAEGDKVYNGRIIFSGEKHTQEEAAVADNLKTIFTQPITLAAGELILRNGVEVEAKTVSQTAGSRILMDTGTKLSAKTEDVTLTNLAINPNSLDGKKLAVVVADANAKNVTLSGAIGVIDPTGKFYEDHKLNEALSLQGIQLSAKGAVTTTNVPSTTVGTPERHYGYQGNWSVAWVKDTTSNPKTQTAVFKWNKTGYIPNPERRAPLVLNSLWGSFMDVRSIQDVMERSVDSILETRRGLWVSGVGNFFHRDQSAANRKFRHISSGYVLGATTNTSKEDTLSVAFCQLFGKDKDYLVAKNAANIYAGSIYYQHVSKFDDLTRLFNGPNTCCSGFSKEIPIFLDAQITYCHSGNNMTTTYTDYPEVKGSWGNDTVGVALSTSVPIPIFSSSFFDSYAPFAKLQVVYAHQEDFKEPTSEGRVFESSDLLNISVPIGIKFEKLVYGERTAYDLTFVYVPDVYRHNPSCITGLAINDVTWLTTATNLARQAFIVRAGNHIALTSGFEMFSQFGFELRSSSRNYNVDLGAKVSF